A DNA window from Amycolatopsis sp. DSM 110486 contains the following coding sequences:
- a CDS encoding response regulator transcription factor, with translation MTVTLLIADDHPIVRDGLRGIFTGEHGFEVLGEAANGAEAVTLAVSLKPDVVLMDLRMPGTDGVSAITELARLGNPARVLVLTTYDTDSDVLPAIEAGATGYLLKDAPREELFRAVRAAARGEAVLSPAVASRLMGQMRAPAKEPLSQREIEVLTLVARGSTNKDAAKKLFISEATVKTHLIHAYAKLGVKDRAAAVAVAFERGLLGG, from the coding sequence ATGACCGTCACGCTGCTCATCGCCGACGACCACCCGATCGTCCGCGACGGCCTGCGCGGCATCTTCACCGGCGAGCACGGGTTCGAGGTACTCGGCGAAGCCGCGAACGGCGCCGAGGCCGTGACCCTCGCGGTGTCGCTCAAGCCCGACGTGGTGCTGATGGACCTGCGCATGCCGGGCACCGACGGCGTCTCCGCCATCACCGAACTCGCCCGCCTCGGCAACCCGGCGCGCGTGCTGGTGCTGACCACGTACGACACCGACTCCGACGTCCTGCCCGCCATCGAGGCCGGCGCCACGGGCTACCTGCTCAAGGACGCACCGCGCGAGGAGCTGTTCCGCGCCGTGCGCGCGGCGGCCCGCGGCGAGGCCGTGCTCTCCCCCGCCGTCGCGAGCCGGCTCATGGGCCAGATGCGCGCGCCGGCGAAGGAGCCGTTGTCGCAGCGCGAGATCGAGGTGCTCACGCTCGTCGCGCGCGGCTCCACGAACAAGGACGCGGCGAAGAAGCTCTTCATCAGCGAGGCGACGGTGAAGACGCACCTGATCCACGCGTACGCGAAGCTCGGCGTGAAAGACCGGGCCGCCGCGGTGGCGGTGGCGTTCGAACGAGGCCTGCTCGGCGGCTGA
- a CDS encoding glycosyltransferase family 39 protein has translation MDAVTTAGTPTRHDTAVTEFARRPVALLAAGTAAILLATAGRYGYFGDELYFLAAGKHLSFGYADQPPVLPLLAALMDAIAPGSLVVFRLPAILATAAGVVVTALIARELGGGRKAQTRAAAAYAMCGQFVGSGHYLATSTVDPLLWTLVLWLLVRWLRTRDDNLLLWLGLVTAVALNVKFLIGAFWAITAVTALVFGPRELLRRPKLWAGAGIAALACVPTLLWQSLNGWPQLGMGDAVSHEVAEAGGRAEFLPGLLAGAGLVIGALGVCYGLGVLLAARSLRPYRFLGWTAIGVVAVFLVAGGRFYYAAGMFPILWAAAAVHLQDRRPALWWRWVPTWPVFVLSALYSLPYALPVWPAQWLVEHPDAPHPAYATEEVGWPDLATSVADVYRLLPPEQRSHTALVTAGYWQAGALDRYGPEAGLPEAYSGSRGFWYFGRPADDADTVLFVGADPAKLAPHFRDARVVGSVRNRLGVPNASEHLPIWLLTGRTESWPVVWPQVKDLKA, from the coding sequence ATGGACGCCGTGACCACGGCAGGCACACCGACCAGGCACGACACGGCCGTCACCGAGTTCGCCCGGCGTCCGGTCGCGCTGCTCGCGGCCGGGACCGCGGCGATCCTGCTGGCCACGGCCGGCCGGTACGGCTACTTCGGCGACGAGCTGTACTTCCTCGCCGCCGGCAAGCACCTGTCATTCGGGTACGCCGATCAGCCCCCGGTGCTGCCGCTGCTCGCCGCGCTGATGGACGCGATCGCGCCGGGCTCGCTGGTGGTGTTCCGGCTGCCGGCGATCCTCGCTACCGCCGCCGGGGTCGTGGTGACCGCGCTGATCGCGCGTGAGCTCGGCGGCGGCCGGAAGGCTCAGACGCGAGCAGCCGCCGCGTACGCGATGTGCGGCCAGTTCGTGGGCAGCGGCCACTACCTCGCCACGTCGACGGTCGACCCGCTGCTGTGGACGCTGGTTCTCTGGCTTCTCGTCCGCTGGCTGCGCACCCGCGACGACAATCTCCTGCTGTGGCTGGGCCTGGTCACCGCCGTGGCACTCAACGTGAAGTTCCTGATCGGCGCGTTCTGGGCCATCACCGCCGTGACGGCGCTCGTCTTCGGCCCGCGCGAGCTGCTGCGCCGCCCGAAGCTCTGGGCCGGCGCGGGGATCGCCGCGCTCGCGTGCGTGCCGACTCTGCTGTGGCAGTCGCTCAACGGCTGGCCCCAGCTGGGCATGGGCGACGCGGTTTCGCACGAGGTCGCCGAAGCAGGCGGGCGCGCGGAGTTCCTGCCGGGTCTGCTCGCCGGCGCCGGACTCGTGATCGGCGCGCTCGGCGTCTGCTACGGCCTCGGTGTGCTGCTCGCCGCGCGAAGCCTGCGGCCGTACCGGTTCCTCGGCTGGACGGCGATCGGCGTGGTCGCGGTGTTCCTCGTCGCAGGCGGCCGCTTCTACTACGCCGCCGGCATGTTCCCGATCCTGTGGGCCGCCGCGGCCGTGCACCTGCAGGACCGCCGGCCCGCCCTGTGGTGGCGGTGGGTGCCGACGTGGCCGGTCTTTGTGCTGTCAGCGCTCTACAGCCTCCCGTACGCGTTGCCGGTGTGGCCGGCGCAGTGGCTCGTGGAGCACCCCGACGCGCCGCATCCCGCGTACGCGACCGAAGAGGTCGGCTGGCCGGACCTCGCGACCTCCGTCGCGGACGTGTACCGGCTGCTGCCACCCGAGCAGCGCTCGCACACCGCGCTCGTGACCGCGGGCTACTGGCAGGCGGGCGCGCTCGACCGTTACGGCCCGGAGGCCGGTCTCCCGGAGGCCTACAGCGGCAGCCGCGGCTTCTGGTACTTCGGAAGACCGGCCGACGACGCCGACACTGTGCTGTTCGTGGGCGCCGACCCCGCGAAGCTCGCGCCGCACTTCCGCGACGCCCGCGTCGTCGGCTCGGTGCGGAACCGCCTGGGCGTGCCCAACGCCAGCGAGCACCTCCCGATCTGGCTGCTCACCGGTCGCACGGAAAGCTGGCCGGTGGTCTGGCCCCAGGTGAAAGATCTGAAGGCATGA
- a CDS encoding sensor histidine kinase, which yields MSSEDARDVKLDWRGSLLAPLSPREGDPPLRWHSWFNRAETTAPFVLLAIPTVLSLLRLDQTGAHRLTTLAIAAGAAVWLLLTHKLPSDRVRENAAFAALSFVGVVSFGSVLEARETYFLIFMVHGFFAAMRLRPLVMSILGVAVTSLLINTVANGGPIEALATAPAIWVTLVIVQTAAIGGGGAVFAAVGRQSAERKRALDKLAAAEAENRGLQRQLLTQAREAGVLDERQRLSQEIHDTLAQGFTGIITQLEAAAQARENPAEWQRHLDTAKALARENLTAARRSVHALRPEPLESATLPDALAEVARLWSERTTVPAAFSTTGTAEALHPEIEATLLRITQEALSNVARHARAGRVGLTLSYMGDEVTLDVVDDGVGFDPENPPPSEGGFGLPGMRSRVQRLAGTLHVESEPAGGTAISVNLPAVPAATLGGLKDGGIDHEGASA from the coding sequence ATGAGTTCGGAAGACGCGCGGGACGTGAAGCTCGATTGGCGGGGCTCACTCCTGGCGCCCCTGTCACCGCGTGAAGGGGATCCTCCGCTGCGGTGGCACTCGTGGTTCAACCGCGCCGAGACGACCGCCCCGTTCGTGCTGCTGGCGATCCCCACCGTGCTGAGCCTGCTGCGGCTCGACCAGACGGGCGCCCACCGGCTCACCACGCTCGCGATCGCCGCCGGCGCCGCGGTGTGGCTCCTGCTGACCCACAAGCTGCCCAGCGACCGGGTGCGCGAGAACGCCGCCTTCGCGGCGCTGAGCTTCGTCGGCGTCGTCAGTTTCGGCTCGGTACTCGAAGCGCGCGAGACGTACTTCTTGATCTTCATGGTGCACGGCTTCTTCGCGGCCATGCGGTTGCGGCCGCTGGTGATGTCGATCCTCGGCGTGGCCGTCACGTCGCTGCTCATCAACACCGTCGCCAACGGCGGCCCGATCGAGGCGCTGGCCACGGCCCCGGCGATCTGGGTGACGCTGGTGATCGTGCAGACGGCCGCGATCGGCGGAGGCGGCGCAGTGTTCGCGGCCGTCGGCAGGCAGAGCGCCGAACGCAAACGGGCGCTCGACAAGCTCGCCGCCGCCGAGGCCGAAAACCGGGGCCTGCAACGGCAACTGCTCACCCAGGCGCGCGAAGCCGGCGTGCTCGACGAGCGGCAGCGGCTGAGCCAGGAGATCCACGACACGCTTGCCCAGGGCTTCACCGGGATCATCACGCAGCTCGAAGCCGCCGCCCAGGCCCGGGAAAACCCCGCCGAGTGGCAGCGGCACCTCGACACCGCGAAGGCGCTCGCGCGCGAGAACCTGACGGCGGCGCGGCGGTCCGTGCACGCGTTGCGGCCGGAGCCGCTGGAGTCGGCGACGCTGCCCGACGCGCTCGCCGAGGTGGCGCGGCTGTGGAGCGAGCGCACCACCGTGCCCGCCGCGTTCTCGACCACGGGCACGGCCGAGGCGCTGCACCCCGAGATCGAGGCGACGCTGCTGCGGATCACGCAGGAAGCACTGTCCAATGTGGCCAGACACGCCCGGGCCGGCCGCGTGGGGCTCACGTTGTCGTACATGGGCGACGAGGTCACGCTCGACGTTGTCGACGACGGCGTCGGCTTCGATCCCGAAAACCCGCCCCCGAGCGAAGGCGGCTTCGGGCTGCCCGGCATGCGAAGCCGCGTGCAACGGCTCGCGGGCACGCTGCACGTGGAGTCGGAACCCGCTGGCGGCACGGCGATCTCGGTGAACCTGCCCGCCGTGCCGGCTGCCACACTGGGCGGGCTGAAGGACGGCGGGATCGACCACGAGGGGGCGTCAGCATGA
- a CDS encoding HD domain-containing protein, producing MFPETPATAAALTVATRFCSAALLNHSVRSYLWGAHYAAAQGIAFDDELYYVSALLHDLALTAEFDNHGLPFETAGGHLAWVFGAAAGWPAERAAHVEEIILLHMRDDVAATADPESHLLQVATSWDVSGRRPEEFPPDVRTPILTHYPRLGFGAEFLACFEDQAARKPDSAAGGAVASGIAARIAANPLG from the coding sequence ATGTTCCCCGAGACGCCCGCCACCGCGGCCGCGCTGACCGTGGCCACGCGGTTCTGCTCGGCCGCGCTGCTCAACCACTCCGTCCGCTCGTACCTCTGGGGCGCGCACTACGCGGCCGCCCAGGGGATCGCCTTCGACGACGAGCTGTACTACGTGTCGGCCCTGCTGCACGACCTCGCGCTCACGGCCGAATTCGACAACCACGGTCTCCCGTTCGAGACCGCCGGCGGCCACCTGGCCTGGGTGTTCGGGGCCGCGGCGGGGTGGCCGGCCGAGCGCGCCGCGCACGTCGAGGAGATCATCCTTCTGCACATGCGCGACGACGTCGCCGCGACCGCCGATCCCGAATCCCATCTGCTGCAGGTCGCGACGAGCTGGGACGTCTCCGGCCGGCGCCCGGAGGAGTTCCCGCCCGACGTGCGGACGCCGATCCTCACGCACTACCCGCGGCTCGGCTTCGGCGCGGAGTTCCTGGCGTGCTTCGAGGACCAGGCGGCGCGCAAGCCCGACAGCGCGGCGGGCGGGGCCGTCGCGAGCGGGATCGCGGCCCGGATCGCCGCGAACCCGCTCGGCTGA